One region of Exiguobacterium acetylicum genomic DNA includes:
- a CDS encoding phospholipase D-like domain-containing protein — protein MELNTIERIHERYEAYMDEFHLSGSYGVWIPFFKVTLQMDYLYESDLKMVEDFICRCIERGISVREKIMFVLALDEEVFEAAVKPLLDSNYLATKNINGQVTYQFTTMGTKLIKKRTRYEPKNMFTDWYYDGLSDQYKLDFFGSSEKHQFKKFKDIEKATNQIVITPTVFPKYESDLHFKELSRQALDKIDEVEKVKNENIESQKIVNIENFELLTDREVYYHEYRILVFKNSEGEFKLLAHDPCGKNYIDPQVTESIMNLADDNYFDSLIVDDAEQVSIDSILNALKNYANEMINLVKPVSIIENELMQSSTEDKTVEVIDIQEPKVSINERHEDDILDNEEMKIKVNEYEQSLTNLKSLKTEDVSIQYIMNYNIREQFLSYLKNAEKSLYIISPWMNNYIINDEFKRDLINLLKRGVKVRIICGITDHLDEKQDFRDLNTQKIAKELVRIAEPYHDLFKLKFGQTHEKLLICDDIHYINGSFNFLSYSGGDGDNKYFRNEGSTYCHNKTLINETIRLRFNF, from the coding sequence ATGGAATTAAATACAATTGAACGAATCCATGAGAGGTATGAGGCCTACATGGATGAGTTTCATTTAAGCGGTTCTTATGGAGTGTGGATTCCATTTTTCAAAGTTACTTTACAGATGGATTATTTATATGAATCTGATTTGAAAATGGTAGAAGATTTTATATGTAGGTGCATAGAGCGTGGTATTTCGGTAAGAGAAAAAATTATGTTCGTACTTGCGTTGGATGAAGAAGTTTTTGAAGCAGCAGTAAAACCATTGTTGGATAGTAATTACTTGGCTACAAAAAATATAAATGGTCAAGTAACATATCAATTTACAACTATGGGCACAAAATTAATTAAAAAGAGAACGCGATATGAACCTAAAAATATGTTTACTGATTGGTATTATGACGGTCTTAGTGATCAATATAAACTAGATTTCTTTGGATCGTCTGAGAAGCATCAATTTAAAAAGTTTAAAGATATTGAAAAGGCAACTAATCAAATTGTCATTACGCCTACAGTCTTTCCAAAGTATGAATCTGACTTACATTTTAAAGAGCTTTCTCGGCAAGCTCTTGATAAAATCGATGAAGTCGAAAAAGTAAAAAATGAAAATATCGAATCGCAGAAAATTGTTAATATTGAAAACTTTGAATTATTGACAGATCGAGAAGTGTACTATCATGAGTATCGTATTTTAGTGTTTAAAAACTCTGAGGGAGAGTTTAAATTGTTAGCTCATGATCCTTGTGGAAAAAATTATATTGACCCACAAGTCACGGAGTCGATCATGAATTTGGCAGATGATAATTATTTTGATAGTTTAATTGTTGATGATGCAGAGCAAGTATCTATTGATTCTATTTTGAATGCATTGAAAAACTATGCTAACGAGATGATTAATTTAGTAAAACCAGTGTCTATAATAGAAAATGAGTTAATGCAAAGTTCGACCGAAGATAAAACTGTCGAAGTAATTGATATTCAAGAGCCTAAAGTTTCGATAAATGAGCGTCATGAAGACGATATTCTAGATAACGAAGAAATGAAAATTAAAGTAAATGAATATGAACAGTCATTAACAAATCTTAAAAGTTTAAAAACTGAAGATGTCTCGATTCAATATATTATGAACTATAATATTCGAGAGCAATTTTTAAGTTATTTGAAAAATGCAGAGAAATCACTTTATATCATTAGTCCGTGGATGAACAATTATATAATTAACGATGAATTTAAAAGAGATCTAATAAATTTATTAAAACGTGGTGTAAAGGTTCGAATAATTTGTGGCATTACTGATCATTTAGATGAGAAACAAGATTTTAGAGACTTGAATACACAAAAAATTGCTAAAGAATTAGTTCGTATTGCTGAACCGTATCATGATCTATTTAAATTGAAATTTGGACAGACGCATGAAAAATTATTGATTTGTGATGATATTCATTATATAAATGGTAGTTTTAATTTCTTATCCTATTCAGGTGGAGATGGTGATAATAAGTATTTCCGAAATGAAGGAAGTACATATTGTCATAATAAAACACTGATTAATGAAACAATTAGATTACGATTTAATTTTTAG
- a CDS encoding AAA domain-containing protein → MKQNYTVNNEAFSQLEHKLTSLKDKLRVLNIEFQTKNKLLGENLSYLNHIKEIQANSLNSLQKNKLSADLMNKIRLSEENINNLSIYKGLIEEIQAIVAEIKSLKEERVLSISEMEQIVEEMQQINSAISDLENQYNGLSEQMKTYLMKDIQNLNAAMNDLEMDLHEYKYKLSKIDEKMSGMNKKALGLRNLALEIKEMIEKAISNNSSIWEKHFGTSSISKEKFITLWSDIDQFKKEFSSVISYVHLLNQLTEHEEIISIQNAMEKQEVRISELDVERAKKKAIIKKFEEALLTYQQNHHIQTYLSYYGITFESLSVSQELERTSNFISSYKFNKEELELYEMSQDIQNEWNKKLQYYQENFEDIYINSSNLICATCLGIASTNNNHFLNTEFDYVILDEAARASSMELLIPLIRGKKIVLVGDHKQISPTLERDILVKLEKDNIVDSEEINNVYKKSLFGLMYEDAHPMLKTFLNKQFRMSPGISDAVSRYYYDNKLLDGDNVKDKKHSLENILSNAFYWVDTPNTDRFLEKKENTSFSNEGEVFAIESILNWLNDHLEVPKTVGIISPYKAQMHKLLEFIDTKQYTMLDIEINTVDAFQGREKNIVINSLVRNNHNGQIGHIREESRMNVALSRAQELSIFIGNINFIDSNQSKVRKIDRMIKDLKNKNSVLPLKNFVKDGEAVWN, encoded by the coding sequence ATGAAGCAAAACTATACTGTAAATAATGAAGCATTTTCTCAACTTGAGCATAAGCTTACTTCTTTAAAAGATAAATTACGCGTATTAAATATAGAATTTCAAACAAAAAATAAACTGCTTGGAGAAAACTTAAGTTATTTAAATCATATTAAGGAAATTCAAGCAAATAGTTTAAATAGTTTACAAAAAAATAAATTGAGTGCTGATTTAATGAATAAAATTCGACTATCGGAAGAAAATATTAACAACTTGAGTATTTATAAGGGTTTGATTGAAGAAATCCAAGCGATAGTTGCTGAAATTAAATCATTGAAAGAAGAAAGAGTACTAAGTATTTCTGAAATGGAGCAAATCGTTGAAGAAATGCAACAAATAAATAGTGCAATCAGTGATTTAGAAAATCAATATAATGGTTTATCAGAACAAATGAAAACTTATTTGATGAAAGATATCCAAAATCTAAATGCCGCTATGAATGATCTTGAAATGGATTTACACGAGTATAAATATAAGTTGTCAAAAATTGATGAAAAGATGTCTGGCATGAATAAAAAGGCACTTGGTTTAAGAAATTTAGCTTTAGAAATAAAAGAGATGATTGAAAAAGCAATTTCTAATAACTCTTCTATTTGGGAAAAACATTTCGGTACTTCTTCAATTTCTAAAGAAAAATTCATAACATTGTGGAGTGATATCGATCAGTTTAAAAAAGAATTTTCGTCGGTTATATCGTATGTCCATTTATTAAATCAGCTAACAGAACATGAAGAAATAATTTCGATTCAAAATGCCATGGAGAAACAAGAAGTGCGTATTTCGGAACTTGATGTAGAAAGAGCCAAAAAGAAGGCGATAATTAAGAAATTTGAAGAAGCGTTATTGACTTATCAGCAAAATCATCATATTCAAACGTACTTGTCATACTATGGAATAACTTTTGAAAGTCTTTCTGTTTCTCAAGAGTTAGAACGTACATCTAATTTTATTTCATCGTATAAATTCAACAAAGAAGAATTAGAATTGTACGAGATGTCTCAAGATATTCAAAATGAATGGAATAAAAAATTGCAATATTATCAAGAAAATTTTGAAGACATTTATATTAACTCTTCGAATCTTATTTGCGCAACGTGCTTAGGAATTGCCTCAACAAATAACAATCACTTCTTAAATACTGAATTTGATTATGTGATTTTAGATGAAGCAGCCCGCGCCTCTAGTATGGAGTTACTCATTCCTTTAATCAGAGGAAAGAAGATTGTATTAGTTGGTGACCATAAACAAATTAGTCCGACATTAGAACGAGATATTTTAGTGAAGTTAGAAAAAGATAACATTGTTGATTCTGAAGAAATTAATAATGTATATAAAAAGTCATTATTTGGATTAATGTATGAAGACGCACATCCAATGTTAAAGACTTTTTTAAATAAACAATTCCGGATGAGTCCAGGAATTTCGGATGCAGTATCTAGATATTATTATGACAATAAGTTACTAGATGGTGATAACGTAAAGGATAAAAAACATTCATTAGAAAATATTCTTTCTAATGCATTTTATTGGGTAGATACTCCGAATACGGATCGATTCCTTGAGAAAAAAGAAAATACTTCTTTCTCGAATGAAGGAGAAGTTTTTGCTATTGAATCTATCCTTAATTGGTTAAATGATCATTTGGAAGTTCCTAAAACGGTAGGGATCATCAGTCCGTATAAAGCGCAGATGCATAAGTTGCTAGAATTTATTGATACGAAGCAGTATACAATGCTTGATATTGAAATTAATACAGTTGATGCATTCCAAGGAAGAGAAAAAAATATCGTAATCAATAGTCTAGTACGAAATAACCACAATGGACAAATTGGACATATTCGAGAAGAATCTCGAATGAATGTTGCTTTATCTAGAGCACAAGAATTATCTATTTTTATTGGCAATATCAATTTCATCGATAGTAATCAATCAAAAGTAAGAAAGATTGATCGAATGATAAAGGATTTAAAAAATAAAAATTCAGTTCTACCTTTAAAGAACTTTGTAAAGGATGGTGAAGCCGTATGGAATTAA
- a CDS encoding class 1 isoprenoid biosynthesis enzyme, translating to MQMVKKYLFKKIYMKWVQYDFNKKIHKLEQFKLRKHLHQEIRVYQQQETEVLKFSKSSIDSLAEFAISMYNDNEDVPSTHETIEEEVNFIVDSFSEEYFKSIKEKEVSLFDYFAIPEIDKNEKMIKVLDNHFADIQQSKELKLEDMFRQLNQYIDNSHRSFWKPKVEHYAVAIWYIIYECLEDLMRFSNKYEISYVEDGEQRCLFNYFNLYIHGVMTTGELLLPEKMRRIMFAASAIHPAEDDFIDRNDVTDEMLQQMQKKIEGQEIISEYEELNAVFRLIDIIYDEYPVESNPELVEILVELHKWQVHSLRQKNETLDEKDIIEISLKKGGYAFAFYGYIALGKLDKMAFRHFFGMGAIFQLMDDLHDIEIDLEEGISTIWSKRIMEDKNVEDALYGIVGLQKKFEEITTLIPSLQRPVFFRRMELFAVRLDLLKFYLINQTYFKDDFLNSISSHTGVDFEKISKKYKIEIDSMATFAEFKNALLYIKSKREFSI from the coding sequence ATGCAAATGGTAAAAAAATATTTATTTAAAAAAATTTATATGAAATGGGTTCAATACGATTTCAATAAAAAAATTCATAAACTTGAACAGTTTAAGTTACGGAAGCATCTTCATCAAGAAATTCGTGTATATCAGCAGCAGGAAACTGAAGTTCTAAAGTTTAGCAAAAGTTCAATTGATAGTTTGGCGGAATTTGCTATATCCATGTACAACGACAACGAAGACGTTCCAAGTACTCATGAAACTATTGAAGAAGAGGTAAATTTCATTGTAGACTCGTTCTCTGAAGAGTATTTTAAGTCAATTAAAGAAAAAGAAGTAAGTCTATTTGACTATTTTGCTATTCCTGAAATAGATAAAAATGAAAAAATGATTAAGGTACTAGATAATCATTTTGCTGATATACAGCAGTCGAAAGAACTAAAGTTAGAAGACATGTTTCGTCAGCTGAATCAGTATATTGATAATAGTCACCGTTCTTTTTGGAAACCTAAAGTGGAACATTATGCAGTTGCTATTTGGTATATCATTTATGAGTGCCTAGAAGATTTAATGCGATTTAGTAATAAATATGAAATTTCATATGTTGAAGATGGAGAACAACGATGTCTCTTTAATTATTTCAATTTATACATACACGGTGTCATGACTACCGGAGAATTGTTATTACCTGAAAAAATGAGAAGAATCATGTTTGCAGCTTCAGCAATTCATCCGGCTGAAGATGATTTTATCGATCGAAATGATGTCACTGATGAGATGCTTCAACAAATGCAGAAGAAAATCGAAGGGCAAGAAATCATTAGTGAATACGAAGAATTAAATGCTGTGTTTCGTCTTATCGATATTATTTATGATGAATACCCAGTGGAGTCAAACCCTGAATTAGTTGAAATATTAGTAGAATTGCATAAATGGCAAGTTCATTCATTGCGTCAAAAAAATGAAACACTAGATGAGAAAGATATCATAGAAATTTCTTTAAAAAAGGGTGGTTATGCATTTGCGTTTTATGGTTATATTGCGCTAGGTAAACTCGACAAAATGGCATTCCGGCACTTTTTTGGGATGGGTGCAATCTTTCAACTAATGGATGATTTACACGATATCGAGATTGATTTAGAAGAGGGGATAAGTACAATTTGGTCAAAACGAATAATGGAGGATAAGAATGTTGAAGATGCATTGTATGGGATTGTTGGCTTACAAAAAAAATTCGAAGAAATTACAACATTGATTCCTTCGTTACAAAGACCAGTATTTTTTAGAAGAATGGAACTCTTCGCAGTTCGTTTAGATCTATTAAAATTCTATCTGATCAATCAAACTTATTTCAAAGATGATTTTTTGAATAGTATTAGTTCGCATACAGGAGTAGACTTTGAAAAAATATCAAAGAAATACAAAATTGAAATTGACTCAATGGCAACTTTCGCAGAATTTAAAAATGCACTCTTATATATAAAATCCAAAAGAGAATTTAGTATATAA
- a CDS encoding AAA domain-containing protein: protein MKNIILLPRIIDELKMLFLENDEKFTDIANVLQREFSPNNRGLLYREEGKQIKIWSKKIALICTQASEKNSLKVVAVKRVKDFQYHFILERGKILAGNWSFILSNEAYRLEKNNKNLGEHSLDFIEEDLRKNNKDSFSIEDGLDFEKYVAYWENHDILKKYQEEALFEKKVDSVSEFSHFTIDFDNHLIKMHISGVNLKYSVDENVVITSKEVWNKQKQLGNIHLKTLRGFGLGRIKKYRKGERLIVIQSKPSIIERLIQKDDLKAGFFWIDDIGAKSKLNRESEALKRLFKGESANAQLKSFMPEIGMIKNPVVHSHVKTELLSDQFHQFKDKQKEAVLGALNTNDIYLIQGPPGTGKTTVISEIIQYLVNDNQKILLSSQTNLAVDNVLQRIGHKDNVRAIRIGSEEKFELDSIQYALEQRVENLQKEITTTLSNRPNHFKKVRTELEKTKSLFQAHEYMNNEIKKLLI from the coding sequence ATGAAGAACATCATTCTATTACCGAGAATTATTGATGAATTAAAAATGTTGTTTCTAGAAAATGATGAAAAATTTACAGATATAGCAAATGTACTGCAAAGAGAATTCTCGCCTAACAACCGAGGATTGCTTTATCGTGAAGAAGGAAAGCAAATAAAAATTTGGTCTAAAAAAATTGCACTCATATGTACTCAGGCTTCAGAAAAAAATAGTTTAAAAGTTGTTGCAGTAAAAAGAGTGAAGGACTTTCAATATCATTTCATATTAGAGCGCGGAAAAATATTAGCGGGAAACTGGTCATTTATTTTATCGAATGAAGCCTATCGTTTAGAAAAAAATAATAAGAATCTCGGTGAACATTCATTAGATTTTATTGAAGAAGATTTACGGAAAAACAATAAAGATTCTTTTTCAATTGAAGATGGTTTAGACTTCGAAAAATACGTAGCATACTGGGAAAATCACGATATTTTAAAGAAATATCAAGAAGAAGCGTTGTTTGAGAAAAAAGTGGATTCTGTCTCTGAATTTTCACATTTTACTATTGATTTTGATAACCATTTAATCAAGATGCATATATCTGGAGTAAATCTCAAATATTCAGTCGATGAAAATGTTGTGATTACTTCAAAAGAAGTTTGGAACAAGCAAAAACAATTAGGAAATATACACTTAAAAACACTGAGAGGATTTGGATTGGGGCGCATTAAAAAATATAGAAAAGGTGAACGTCTTATTGTTATACAATCTAAGCCGTCTATTATTGAAAGATTGATTCAAAAAGATGATTTAAAGGCTGGCTTTTTTTGGATTGATGATATCGGTGCGAAGTCAAAACTCAATCGGGAAAGTGAAGCGTTAAAAAGGTTATTCAAGGGTGAGAGTGCCAATGCTCAACTAAAATCCTTCATGCCTGAAATTGGAATGATTAAAAATCCTGTAGTTCATAGTCATGTCAAGACAGAATTACTATCAGATCAATTCCATCAATTTAAAGACAAACAAAAAGAAGCCGTACTCGGTGCTCTCAATACAAACGATATCTACTTGATTCAAGGTCCTCCTGGAACAGGCAAAACGACAGTTATAAGTGAAATCATTCAATATTTAGTAAATGACAATCAAAAAATATTATTATCGTCACAAACGAATCTGGCTGTAGATAATGTTTTACAAAGAATTGGTCATAAGGATAATGTGCGTGCTATTCGTATTGGCTCTGAAGAAAAATTTGAATTAGACAGTATCCAGTATGCGTTAGAGCAGCGCGTCGAGAATTTGCAAAAAGAAATTACTACTACATTATCAAATCGTCCTAACCATTTTAAGAAAGTGAGAACAGAATTAGAAAAAACTAAATCACTATTTCAAGCTCATGAATATATGAACAATGAAATAAAAAAATTATTAATATGA
- a CDS encoding response regulator transcription factor encodes MHILVVDDEASIRHLVKLQLELDGQTVETAADGAAALALQETQTFDLIVLDLMLPDTTGFDLIPKLRLTTPDLPILMLTARDQMNDKIIGLQLGADDYMTKPFNGTELVLRVKNLLKRTKTVAPPVPVATDPFLSVDPEERVIRLDGQPLPLTYREYALLALFLTHPKRVFERDELLEQVWGFDFSGQTRAVDIMVQRLRKKLGAQGERIKTIYGVGYKWVDA; translated from the coding sequence ATGCATATTCTTGTCGTTGATGATGAGGCGAGCATCCGGCATCTCGTCAAATTGCAACTCGAGCTTGATGGTCAGACGGTCGAGACGGCAGCCGATGGAGCAGCAGCACTCGCCTTGCAGGAGACGCAGACCTTTGATTTGATCGTCCTCGATTTGATGCTTCCGGATACGACCGGTTTCGATTTGATTCCAAAACTGCGACTGACGACGCCTGACTTACCGATCTTGATGCTGACCGCACGTGATCAGATGAACGATAAAATCATCGGGCTGCAGCTCGGAGCGGATGACTATATGACGAAACCGTTTAACGGAACGGAGCTCGTCTTGCGTGTCAAAAACCTGTTGAAACGCACGAAGACGGTCGCGCCACCCGTACCTGTCGCGACTGATCCATTCTTATCTGTTGATCCCGAAGAACGAGTTATTCGGCTCGACGGTCAACCATTGCCGCTGACGTACCGGGAGTATGCGCTGCTCGCGCTCTTCCTGACGCATCCGAAACGGGTCTTCGAGCGAGATGAACTGCTCGAGCAAGTCTGGGGCTTTGACTTCTCCGGTCAGACCCGCGCCGTCGATATCATGGTCCAGCGCTTACGGAAAAAACTCGGAGCACAAGGCGAACGGATCAAGACGATTTACGGTGTTGGCTACAAGTGGGTCGACGCATGA
- a CDS encoding Hsp70 family protein codes for MNKIVGIDFGTTNSLVTFVQNGKVRTIQSKDIEHTLPSVVCKFDGKLIVGKEAKENLGAFSKGDGIKEIKKYIGKKKTIKFDNQMLQPYEVAAIILRKIKRNLQLYFNEEVKDVVITVPAQFSDAQRKEIIQAGEIAGFNVRKIINEPTAALLAYAAENNIQKETVLCYDYGGGTFDVSIAEITSSYGGQSVKILATGGNRELGGSDIDRLMFNAINQDLMKTKGFRFNGSSMKLEFGALQIFEAVELLKIDLTEKYEASISIPALKKPNGGTVGYFKKIKRSEFEALIAHEIKKTIEIVKGVASDSNISLRYINKVLLVGGSSRIPLVKKMIEKDLNIKTTMGNINPDECVAVGAGIEAANLAGVSLLKKKIKVTRDVCPFTLGLKYGDGVENDLFDPLITKNFPYGEEFSEEYSTALNYQNTMELEIYQGESNRATNNEEVCTFVVRNIPERLAGDEKIRVTFKYNTDGILMIKAKILSTGIEVTHTHKYGYSVEGSRKEKARVESHFIENAQVEEAIVLMNSLKKHDEVKQGKRIIEAIKYEDKVELEDIMADLLD; via the coding sequence GTTTGTACAAAATGGAAAAGTTCGGACCATTCAAAGTAAGGATATTGAGCATACTTTACCTTCTGTCGTGTGTAAGTTTGATGGAAAATTAATCGTCGGAAAAGAAGCAAAAGAGAATCTAGGTGCTTTCTCTAAAGGAGACGGAATCAAGGAAATAAAGAAATACATCGGCAAGAAAAAAACAATAAAATTTGATAATCAAATGTTACAACCCTATGAAGTAGCGGCAATCATTTTAAGGAAAATCAAGCGAAACTTACAACTATACTTTAACGAAGAGGTTAAAGATGTTGTAATCACAGTTCCAGCACAATTTTCAGATGCACAAAGAAAAGAAATTATTCAGGCTGGTGAAATAGCAGGATTTAATGTTCGTAAAATTATTAATGAGCCAACAGCAGCCTTATTAGCGTATGCTGCAGAAAATAATATCCAAAAAGAAACTGTACTTTGTTACGACTATGGTGGCGGTACGTTCGATGTATCGATTGCGGAAATTACAAGTAGCTACGGTGGACAAAGTGTAAAGATTTTAGCTACTGGTGGTAATCGTGAATTAGGTGGTAGTGATATCGATCGTTTGATGTTTAATGCTATCAATCAAGATTTAATGAAAACAAAAGGATTTCGATTTAATGGTTCAAGTATGAAATTAGAATTCGGTGCACTTCAAATTTTTGAAGCGGTCGAGTTGTTAAAAATTGATTTAACAGAAAAATATGAGGCTTCAATCAGTATACCAGCTCTCAAAAAACCTAACGGGGGTACGGTTGGATACTTTAAAAAAATCAAAAGAAGTGAATTTGAAGCATTAATTGCTCATGAAATAAAAAAAACAATTGAAATTGTTAAAGGTGTGGCATCCGATAGTAACATCTCCTTGAGATACATTAATAAAGTATTACTTGTTGGGGGAAGTAGTCGGATTCCTTTAGTAAAGAAAATGATTGAAAAAGATTTAAATATAAAGACAACTATGGGAAACATAAATCCTGATGAATGTGTAGCTGTTGGAGCAGGAATAGAGGCTGCAAACTTAGCTGGCGTATCACTGTTGAAGAAAAAAATTAAAGTCACAAGGGATGTTTGTCCGTTTACTCTAGGATTAAAGTACGGAGATGGAGTCGAAAATGATCTATTCGATCCATTGATCACTAAAAACTTTCCGTACGGCGAAGAATTTAGTGAAGAATATTCAACTGCGTTAAATTACCAGAACACGATGGAACTTGAAATTTATCAAGGTGAATCTAATCGAGCAACAAATAATGAAGAAGTATGTACCTTTGTTGTTCGAAATATTCCAGAAAGGTTAGCAGGAGATGAAAAAATTCGAGTTACCTTTAAATACAATACTGATGGGATTTTGATGATTAAAGCAAAAATATTAAGTACAGGTATCGAAGTGACACATACACACAAATATGGATACAGCGTTGAAGGTTCTAGAAAAGAAAAAGCTAGAGTTGAATCGCACTTCATAGAGAATGCACAAGTTGAAGAAGCAATTGTATTAATGAATTCATTAAAGAAACACGATGAAGTAAAGCAAGGAAAGCGAATTATTGAAGCAATAAAATATGAGGACAAAGTCGAGTTAGAAGATATTATGGCCGATTTATTAGATTAA